The Gloeocapsa sp. DLM2.Bin57 genome segment ATAGACGCCTGAATCTAACAACAGAACAAGCTAATATTTTAGGTTGGCTTGCTTTAGTTTTAGTCCCCTTAGCGGGTTTTTTAGTAGCGATTATTACCTGGTGGCGTCGCCGATAGGGTGGCTAAAAAGCTTGTGGAGACATGATTGCGAGATCGGTGACATACTCCTACACCGAATCAAAGATTACGCTGTAGGCTTCTTGTCTTTCACCTTCAGAGATGATTGACCGTTTTTGACTAAAACTGAAACCGCAGACAAAAGCTAATATCTCATTAATAAATTATCCTACGGCTAAATCATGAGCAGCTTTGACGAGAAACTCTTTCTAATTCGTTAATATCTTCACTACTGAGTCTCCACATCGCAGCCCCTGCATTTTCTTTAGCTTGTTGGGCATTTTTAGCACCGGGAATGGGTATGACATTACCCTGACAAATTAACCAATTTAAGGCTATTTGTCCAGGGGTTTTTTGATATTTTGCAGCTAGATTAAATAAAACATCTAATAGTGGTTTAATCTTGGTTAGTCCTTGATTATTAAAACGAGAGTCTAATTTACGCGCTCCATCGGGTTTATTTTCTGCTGTATATTTACCTGTGAGTAATCCTTGGGCTAAAGGACTATAAGCTAGAATAGTTACTCCTAATTCGTCGGCTTTTTGTTTAATACCTTTACTCTCTATCTGACGATAAAGTAGGGAGTATTGTACTTGATTCACTGCTAATGGTATATCTCGCTTACTAAGAATGTTATAGGCTTGTTCCATTTGCTCTGCCGAATAGTTACTTACCCCTACACTTTTGATTTTACCAGCTTGTACAGCATCGGCTAAAGTATTCAGTAGGGTTTCTTGATTCATAATAAAGTTAAATGGCCAATGTATTTGGTACAGTGTAACTGTGTCTAGTTGCAGCCTGCTTAAACTAGCGTTGATAGCGTCGGTTACCGCTTGAGGAGAAAAACGCCAGGGTAAGGGTGCGTATTTGGTGGCTATATCTATTGCTTGTGTTGTTTGCTTGCTAAAATTGCCTAAGAATTTCTCTGATTCTCCTAGTCCATAAACTTCTGCTGTGTCAAAAAAGGTGATACCAGCTTCGATAGAGGCGTTAAATGCTTCTTGAACTTGGGATGCTCCATATTGTTTACCATAGTTCCAGAATAGTTTATCTCCCCAAGCCCATGTTCCTATTCCGATGATGGTTACTTCTAGATCTGTTTTCCCTAATTTGATTAATTCCATGTTGTTTTTATGAATAAGTTTATTTAACTATGATAAAAAAAAGACTCTGGTTATGGATAACGATCGCTTCTATTCTCATTTTACTGTTGATTATTATGCCTACTCAGTCTCAATCTCAAGCAGGATCTAGTTATGATCGTGGTCCTAGTGGTTATAGTGCTTGGTATGATTGGTTAGCAACCGAAAATATCTCTATTAAACGTTCTTTACAACCTTATCAAGATTTAACCTCTGATTCTCCTCTTACTTTAATTCAAGTTTACCCTCAAACTATTGATTCTGTTTCTACTGATTGGGTAAGTACGGGTCATACTTTAGTAATTTTAGGGTTTACTGCACCTGCTTCAGGAGCTAGTTTTAGCACTCTACAACCTACTAATGTTGGGGAAGTAAGGATAGATAGTCGCAGACGTTCTCAAGGAGATCAAACTAAGATATTATTAGGTGATGACTATGG includes the following:
- a CDS encoding aldo/keto reductase → MELIKLGKTDLEVTIIGIGTWAWGDKLFWNYGKQYGASQVQEAFNASIEAGITFFDTAEVYGLGESEKFLGNFSKQTTQAIDIATKYAPLPWRFSPQAVTDAINASLSRLQLDTVTLYQIHWPFNFIMNQETLLNTLADAVQAGKIKSVGVSNYSAEQMEQAYNILSKRDIPLAVNQVQYSLLYRQIESKGIKQKADELGVTILAYSPLAQGLLTGKYTAENKPDGARKLDSRFNNQGLTKIKPLLDVLFNLAAKYQKTPGQIALNWLICQGNVIPIPGAKNAQQAKENAGAAMWRLSSEDINELERVSRQSCS